One part of the Sorangiineae bacterium MSr11954 genome encodes these proteins:
- a CDS encoding protein kinase: MAATGPATQTTQARLPAITKYEVIEEIGHGGMATVYRAHDPRLGRDVAIKVIHRHLRDSSEIAHRFFAEARAVAKLRHENIVEVYDVSSPEEDEQYLVVELVRGRSLRKILEEHRALPPEVGVTIALELLAALAHAHAAGVIHRDVKPENVILEYAGAGQGERREPPLLPQERVKIKLTDFGIAKLLDSQGVTSTGQVLGSPAHMAPEQIEGGEVDARADVFGTGVLLYECLAGHLPFEGSNPAQVLRRVLEGIYPSAEHERPIVGKNWSKLLDRALHRTPEGRFQDANQMREALLAELRRLQAENTLSASGERGHVEAWLDDPEAYTKKHDVALIARLCELGHEARARGDAVAAAADYNRALAYAPHDKTLLKIVSTMHRSAARRRLVKRIVPIVLSAIVCGTAAFWVARAFKPVPAPDPMVDNGKSAPSSEPLGVELPNPEPPPIASGADPARMVPAAISAKAPAPRPVPAGQTGQTGPGGSASASGGKAIARDVTFRSLIPLFGVRVALDGDEPKNAEIGGHLSIDGQKHVLVFSCAQDACEHVTRVVEPGEDAVELAVTLEVKPAILFVQGDPRHSYAIQEQPTVVLRAGVPNRVPMKGAKTSVHVLELPAGRSEPVTLLAGQQVEVVFGRSSDD; this comes from the coding sequence ATGGCTGCAACGGGCCCGGCCACGCAGACGACGCAAGCGCGATTGCCCGCCATCACCAAGTACGAGGTGATCGAGGAAATCGGCCACGGCGGCATGGCCACCGTCTACCGAGCGCACGATCCGAGGCTTGGTCGCGACGTCGCGATTAAGGTCATTCATCGCCACCTGCGCGACTCCAGCGAAATTGCGCATCGCTTCTTTGCCGAGGCCCGCGCCGTTGCCAAGCTGCGCCACGAGAATATCGTCGAGGTGTACGACGTCTCCTCGCCCGAGGAAGACGAGCAGTACCTGGTGGTCGAGCTCGTCCGTGGCCGCTCCCTTCGGAAGATTCTCGAGGAGCATCGCGCGCTTCCTCCCGAGGTGGGGGTCACCATCGCCCTGGAGCTGCTGGCGGCGCTCGCGCATGCGCACGCCGCCGGCGTCATCCACCGCGACGTCAAGCCGGAGAACGTGATCCTCGAGTACGCGGGCGCGGGCCAAGGCGAGCGCCGTGAGCCGCCGCTTCTCCCCCAGGAGAGGGTCAAAATCAAGCTCACCGACTTTGGCATCGCCAAGCTGCTCGACAGCCAAGGGGTGACGTCGACCGGGCAAGTCCTGGGGAGCCCGGCGCACATGGCGCCGGAGCAAATCGAGGGCGGCGAGGTCGACGCGCGCGCCGACGTGTTCGGCACCGGCGTTTTGCTCTACGAGTGCCTCGCGGGCCACCTGCCGTTCGAAGGGAGCAACCCTGCGCAGGTGCTCCGGCGGGTGCTGGAAGGGATCTACCCGAGCGCGGAGCACGAACGCCCCATCGTGGGGAAAAATTGGAGCAAGCTCCTCGATCGCGCGCTTCACCGCACCCCCGAGGGCCGCTTCCAGGATGCCAACCAGATGCGCGAGGCGCTGCTCGCGGAGCTTCGCCGCTTGCAGGCCGAGAACACGCTCTCCGCGTCGGGCGAACGCGGCCATGTCGAAGCGTGGCTCGACGATCCCGAGGCGTACACCAAGAAGCACGACGTCGCGCTCATCGCGCGCCTGTGCGAGCTCGGTCACGAGGCGCGGGCCCGCGGCGATGCGGTGGCCGCCGCCGCCGACTACAACCGCGCGCTCGCGTATGCGCCGCACGACAAGACGCTCCTGAAGATCGTCTCGACCATGCACCGCTCCGCGGCGCGGCGCCGGCTGGTCAAGCGCATCGTGCCCATCGTGCTCTCGGCCATCGTGTGCGGGACCGCGGCGTTCTGGGTGGCCCGCGCCTTCAAGCCGGTACCGGCGCCGGATCCCATGGTCGACAACGGCAAATCGGCGCCCTCCAGCGAACCTCTGGGGGTGGAGCTGCCGAACCCCGAGCCCCCGCCGATCGCGAGCGGGGCGGATCCGGCTCGGATGGTGCCGGCGGCCATCTCGGCGAAGGCCCCCGCGCCGCGGCCCGTTCCCGCGGGGCAAACGGGGCAAACGGGACCGGGGGGATCGGCGTCGGCGTCGGGCGGCAAGGCGATCGCGCGCGACGTCACGTTTCGGAGCCTGATCCCGCTCTTCGGCGTTCGGGTGGCGCTCGATGGCGACGAGCCGAAGAACGCCGAGATCGGCGGCCATTTGAGCATCGATGGCCAGAAGCACGTGCTCGTCTTTTCGTGCGCGCAGGACGCGTGCGAGCATGTCACGCGGGTGGTGGAGCCGGGGGAGGACGCCGTCGAGCTCGCGGTGACCCTCGAAGTCAAGCCCGCGATCCTCTTCGTTCAGGGCGATCCGCGGCATTCATACGCCATTCAGGAGCAGCCCACCGTGGTTTTGCGCGCCGGCGTTCCAAACCGCGTTCCGATGAAGGGGGCCAAGACGTCCGTTCACGTGCTGGAGCTCCCGGCGGGCCGGAGCGAGCCGGTGACCCTGCTCGCCGGGCAACAAGTCGAAGTGGTTTTCGGACGCTCCAGCGACGATTGA